The DNA region TGATTTTTCTAGATCTACATCGACAATGATATTACCAACATTCCATTCTTTTCGATCAATATACATTTTTAGCGTGGCAGCTGTACAACTTGCTAGCGAAGTCGCCAAAATCTGATGTGGATCAAATCCTTTATTTTGCCCACCTTTATCAAATGGCTCATCTGTTACCAACTGATTATCGCCCGCAAAAATTTCTGTATAGAATTTTTCTTCGCCTAAAATGGCTTTTACTTGAATTCCCATTTTATTGATGTAATTTATAACTCAATGCACCGGAAGGGCATTTTTCAATTTGATTCATTAATTCTTTTGTTGTTGCATTCTCAATTTTTATCCAAGGCTTTTCTCTTGGGTTATATACTTTTGGTAAGGTTTTCACACATACCGCTGAGTGGATACAAACCGTTGGTTTCCAATATATGGTCATTTCTTCATTAGAATATTCATGTACATCCATGCAAATATATTTTCAATGAAATTACGTATTATTTATTAGACAAATGCATGATTAACTTGCTTTTGTATGGGGACGTGTAATTTTTAGTTTGCACCATTTTAATAATTGTATACAGGCTGTTATAGGCAGAAATATATAAATAACAATAAGAGAAATTAGTTTGATTTGCGTAGCGACACTTGAAATCTTTATTTCCGAAGCATTCAAATCGGGAAAAGTATGAAGCATTTGTAAAACGCAGAAATTTTCTATACAATCAAATACGGAAAAGCAAATACAAGCGATGAATAGGCATTTCCAAATGAAGGAATAATTCCATTTCTTCCAGGTATAACCAAAATAATTCCTTCCAAATGCAAGCAAAAAAAAGGGAAATGGAACGTCTAATAAAGTGAGAAATTGATATTTTGCTCTTCCTAAATTACCATATTCTGTAAATAAATGCTTTACAAATAAGAGATCGTATCCCTTAATTTGATAATCAAGTTTTGCTGTTTTGGAAAATTGTTCCAATGTAGATCCGAAGAATGTGAGTGCCAATGCATTGATCAAAAACAATACAAATGTGAGCATTACTTTTTTACGTGTAGACATATTTCAAAATTTTAAGGCAAAGGACGATTGAAATATCTGCGTACACATTTACATATGTAAAGATTTGATTTTTTTCCTTATTCTACTGAGTTGTGTCGGCGTGATGCCCAAGTATGATGCAATGTGATATTGTTGTACTTGGTTTTCAATATTAGGAAATTCCGATTTAAGGATATCATATCTTTTTTCTGCATCCAGCATCACCAATTCGATTTCTCGTTTTTCTTTTTGAACAAAATGCAATTGTGCAATTTTCTTTGCGAGTCTTTCTAATTCGATATTCTTACTACATAATTGTTCGAAATCGTGATATTTTGCTTCATATATATTGCAATCGCTTAGGGCCTGTTGATTTATTAAATTTTCCTTTTTCGTAATCAGCGAAGCGTATGCTCCAATAAAAGATGGTGCAGTAAAAAACGTTTTATTATACTCAATTCCGTCTTCGTTTCTATAAAATCCGCGAACCAAACCTTCTTGCAATATTCCAATTTTGGTTGCGATTTCTCCCTCTCGAACAAAAAAATCCAAATTGGATAGTCTTCTTTCTTTAAAAATATTTTGAAATTGTTGCCATGTTACTTCGGATAGAGGCGAAATATTATTAATATATTTTTTTAAATCATGCATTCGAAAAGTGTGTATTGAAACTTAAGGTTCTATGGTTTAAAATTATTGAAGCTATTAATATGTGAAGCTGAAATTTTGTTAAATTTGGAGTATTGGTTCTTATAATACAAAATACGAATCTATGGATTTTTCTAAAATCTCCCTAACCTTCGGAATGCACCGAGAAAAAGAAGTGATTTGGCTTGCTTTTGAGTATAACAAAGATTTGATTAATGAAATCAAACAACTATTGCCAACTGCAAAATGGAGTAGTACTCAAAAGAAATGGCATGTTCCTGATGATAATGCGGTGAGAGATTTATTGCACTTGCCCATGAAAGAATATATGGGAAAACGAGTAATGCCAAGACTGAGTTTCAATAATCAAGCACAGTTACAACGTATGATGGACGAGCTACGTCTGCGTGCCTATGGCGAACCAACTATCCGAACCTATAGTGTGGAGGTAGCTCAATTGATGTATTTGCTCAAAGAATTTCCAATACAAAACTTGACTTCTGAGCGTCTAAGAGCTTACTTGTTGTACTGTTTTGAAGTGGAAGGTATTTCTGTCAATCAGATGCATAGTCGATTAAACGCACTAAAATTTTACTTTGAAAAAGTATTGGGTAGGGATAAGTTTTTTATGGAAATACCAAGGCCACAGAAGCCTTCTAGTTTGCCCAAGGTATTTAGTGAAAAAGATATTGAGCGACTATTTGAAGTGATAGATAATCAAAAACATCGATTGATGTTACAACTTTGCTATGGAATGGGGTTGCGAGTGAGTGAAGTTGTGAGATTGAAAATTGCAGATATTGATAGTGGTCGTATGTTGGTTTTCATCAATAATGGAAAAGGAAAGAAAGATCGATATGTACCTCTTCCGGAATCTATTTTGGACGATTTGCGAAGCTATTATAGGGAGTACAAGCCAAATATTTACTTATTTGAAGGTGCCAATAGAGGACAATATGCCATAAGAAGTGTGCAAGGGGTTTTTCATACGGCGAAAGAGAAAGCAAAAATTCGTAAAAAAGTCGGGATTCATGGATTACGCCATAGTTATGCGACACATCTGTTGGAATATGGAACGGACATGAGTTTTATCCAAAAATTATTAGGACACAATAATATAAAGACCACTGAAGTGTATGCGAAAGTTTCCAATACACATCTCGCAAAAGTAAAAAGCCCATTAGATCGTATGAAAAAAAGCTAAGAACTATTTTTTCTTAGCCGAACAATCGGGTAAATGATTGAGTATTTTCCTACAAGCTTCTAATGCGCCACCAAATATAATATGTGAACCAAATTCCCACACATGCCAAGCTTTAGGCATTTGGCGGACTTTTCCTTGCATTCCCATCGCAGGCAAGGTTGTGCCATGCGTTAATGTCCACACCGCAATTCCTGCTGGTATTCCTTCTGCTGAGCTCACGGCTTTAGATTTTTTCGCGGCAATGGCATAGCCGACTCCGATTGCAGCGCCAAATACATAGTGCACGATTTTTAACGATGTAATTCGTTGAGATTTTGTCATAGGCTTTTTTGAAACCAGCGATTTTGTCTCTGCGACTAGTACGGCTGGTGGCATATTCTCAGGATGTCCATTGACATCAGCACCGTATAGTAGTTTTTGTTCGGGTGTTGGCTTCCATATTTTTTCTCCTAATTCTTGTAAAGGTGGTTCTACCAAAGATTTGATCCAAGAGGCAAATAATCCACTCGCTATACCAATGGCAATTTCTTTTCCGTATTTCATCGTGTAATATTTTAGGGTAAATAAATATTTAGTTTAAAGTTATTTTATTTTAAAGAAAGATTTTGTGAAAATTATTCCTTTGGCTTTAACCTTATGTTATCCAATAATAGGTACGAAATAGATTTGTTACATTTGCTAAGTAATTATTTAAATATAAAATTATTTCTATATAATGGTAGACGGCAAAAGAATTATAGTGACAGGTGCAGCAGGTTTTATCGGTAGTTGCATGGTGGAATATCTTAATGAGAAAGGATACGAAGATTTGATATTGGTGGATAATTTCGGAGAAGATGAAAAACGACCCAATTGGTCTGAAAAGAAATTTACCGAAATTGTAGAAAAAGAATTCCTTTTCGAATGGTTGACTACACATGCAGACGTGCCTTTGGCAGCGGTAATTCACATGGGCGCAAATTCCAGTACAACAGAATTTGACTATGAAGTTTTGAAAAAATGGAATGTGGAATATTCGCAAAAATTATGGGATTTCTGTACGGCAAATAAAATTCCCTATATCTACGCGTCTTCTGCGGCTACTTATGGCGATGGTGAATTGGGATATGATGATAATCATGAAGTTATTTACCAATTGAAACCATTGAATCCTTATGGTATTTCCAAAAATGAATTTGACAAATGGGCGTTAGAACAATCCACTACTCCAACTTTTTGGGCGGGTTTGAAATTTTTTAATGTGTATGGTCCGAACGAACAACATAAAGGTCGTATGGCAAGTGTAATTTCTCACGCATTTCACCAAATTAAGGAAAATGGGAAAGTGAAATTATTCAAAAGCTATAAAGAAGGTTATGCAGATGGTCAACAACTACGTGATTTCGTTTATGTAAAAGATTTGGTCAAAGTTATGTTTTGGATGTTGGACAATAGTTTGTTAGAAAATCCGATTCCTTCTGGTTTGTACAATGTTGGAACCGGACACGCACGTAGTTTTTACGATTTAGTGGACTCGACATTTAAAGCAATGGAGATCGATACAAATATTGAATTTATCGAAATGCCGATCGATATCAGGGATAAATACCAATATTTTACAGAAGCCAATATGCAAAAATTACATCAAGCTGGTTACAACGTACCATTTTACGAATTGGAAGATGGTGTGAAAGACTATGTTCAAAATTATTTAGCAACTGCAATTCAATACTAATATCAAGTAAGGCAATTAATCAAAATTTATGGCTCAAAAGATCGCAATTATTGGAGGTGGTAACCTTGGCGCTTCGATCGCAGAAGGTTTATTGGAAAGTGGATTTATTCGTGCAGAAGATCTAATCATTACGCGAAGAAATACGAAAGCATTAAATGCATTTGTAGAAAAAGGCATCCAAGTTGTTTCAGATAATAAGCAAGCGTTGGCATTTGCAGATTTTATATTGTTTGCAGTGAAACCCTTTCAGATAAAAGAAATTTTGACCGATTTATTGCCTTATTTGGATGCGGCAAAGCATACAATTGGAAGTGTAATTACTGGTATTTGGGTAAAAGATATTGTCGAAGTAATCGGTAATAATTTCACGATTTTTCGCATCATGCCGAATACTGCGATCGCTATTCGTCAGAGTATGACTTGCCTATGCGGACACAATGCTTCTGGAGATCAATTGGATTATGTTACACAAATGTTTGACCAATTAGGCAAAACTGTTGTAATTGAAGAAAAATTGATGGATGCTGCGACGGTTTTGGGTGCTTGTGGTACGGCGTATGCACTTCGTTTCATTCGTGCTAATATTCAAGGCGGTATTGAGATTGGATTTAGCGCGGCGGTCGCATCTCTGATCGCAGAACAAACTGCCAAAGGTGCTGCAGATTTGCTTTTGCAAAAAAATACCCATCCCGAACAAGAAATTGATAAAGTTACCACGCCAAAAGGCTGTACAATTGCAGGCTTAAATGAAATGGAACATCAAGGTTTTAGTTCGAGCGTAATTCAAGGAATAAAAGTTAGTTATGAAAAAATCGTAGGAGATAAATAGCTCAAAGCGAAATGTGAAAAGCAAAATTCTTTCTCAAATTTATAATTCATAACTTATCATTTATAATTCATTTTCATGTCTATTATAGTTGAACATTTAGTTAAAAAATACGGTACCCAAACGGCTGTCAATGATGTCAGTTTTCAATTGAAAAAAGGCGAAGTTGTTGGTTTTTTGGGACCAAATGGTGCGGGGAAAAGTACGACTTTGAAAATGATTACAGGTTATTTACAACCCGATAGCGGTAATGTCCAAGTTGCAGGAGTGGATATGTTGCAAAATCCAATTGCTGCTAAACGCAAAATTGGTTATTTGCCAGAGGCGAATCCTTTGTATTTGGATATGTATGTAAAAGAGTATTTGAATTTTATTGCCAAAGTGCATCAATTAGATAATATTCCAAATCGTATCGATCAAGTCGTTGAATTGGTAGGATTAGGTCCTGAAAAAGGTAAAAAATTACAACAATTATCCAAAGGTTATAAGCAACGCGCTGGCTTAGCGGCTGCATTGATACACGAGCCGGAAGTGTTGATTTTGGACGAGCCGACAAGTGGTTTGGATCCAAATCAAATAGTTGAAATAAGAAATGTAATCAAGGAGCAAGGCAAGAATAAAACGGTGCTTTTTTCTTCGCATATATTACAAGAAGTAGAAGCGGTTTGTTCGCGTATTTTGATATTGAATAAAGGTGTTTTGAAAACGGATCAATCTATTATAGAAAAGATGGAAAGTGCAGATACACAAGCTTTGATAAAGATTTCATTCAAAGAAATTATAGAGCCACAATGGTTGTTGCGACTGCCATCTGTAACGACAGCAGAAAAGGATAAAAAGAACGTGTGGCATATTACAACAGCGGATTTGGATGTGACGAGAAAAGAGTTGATGGCATTGGCACTCAATGAAAATTTTACCATTATTTCTATGGAAACAGGTAGCTTGGATTTGGAAAATACCTTCCGAGAAATGACAAAATAATTGATATGAAAAAGTCTTCCTTACACTTTTTAAGTTCCTTGGAAAAAAATAATCATAAAGAATGGTTTGATGCAAATAAGACGGATTACCAAGATGCAAAAGAAGATTTAATATTAACTGTTTCTGATATTTTGCGTCAATTTCAACAAAAAGATACTACATTGGCACAAGTGGAGGCCCAAAAAACGCTTTTTCGGATCAATCGAGATGTTCGTTTTAGCAAAAATAAAGCGCCTTATAAGACCAATCTTGGAGCAAGTATTAATGCTTCTGGACGTACGGGAAATTTGGCGGGTTATTATCTACATATTCAACCAGGTGGCAATAGTTTTTGTGGTGGTGGATTGTGGAATCCCGAACCCGAAGCGTTAGCCAAAGTGCGCCAAGAGATTGATTATAATTTGGAAGAATTTGAAGCGATCGTTGAAAATAAAGATTTTAAGAAACAATTTGGTGGCTTGGAAAGAGCAGAGGAATTTCTATTAAAACGAGAGCCTAAAGGATATACGAAAGACAATCCTGCTATTGAATTTTTAAAATTCAAATGTTTTATTGGGAGTCATCATTTGACGGATAAAATGGTACAATCAGAGGCGTTGGTTTCCGAAATTTTGCAATCATTTGAGGCAATATTTCCACTGATTCAGTTTTTAAATAGAGCAATTTTGGACTAATCGACCATTGCTTTTTTAGATAAATAAAAAATATTAAAACGAACTATGCCGTATTCAGTTGTTGTCAATGGAGAGGGAGAAAATTTAAGAGTGGATTTATTGGGAAATGAAGGTGTTGCTGCAGAGGTATTTGCCTTTGGCGCTATTTTGAATAAGTTTTCCATTGTTAAAGACGAAAAAGAAATCAATGTTATTGATGCATATTCCAATACGGAAGATGCGAAAAATAATATTACCAATGGTTTTCATGGAGCAAAATTGAGCCCATTTGTATGTAGATTGGCAAATAGTGCTTTTTCGTTTGAAGGTAAAGAATATCAAATAGACAAATTTAAAGATGGCGCATCCGCCTTGCATGGTTTGATGTTTGATGAGGTGTTCGAATTGGAAGATAAAATCTCTTCGGATGATTTTGCCATTGCCGTTTTTTCCAAAAAATATGATACAGATGTGAATGGATTTCCATTTCCATTTACCTTAAAAGTAAAGTATAAATTGGAAGGAAAATCCTTAACGATTGATACTTTTTTCAAAAATGAGGGCGACTCGGATATTCCATTTAATGATGGGTGGCATCCGTATTTTCAATTAGGAGATTCTGTCGATACTTTGGAAGGACGTTTTAAAAGTAAAGAATTGGCCGTTTTCGATGATACGCTTTTGCCAACGGGCGAATTTGTGCCTTATAGCGAGTTTGCTGATTTTCGCACATTTGAAGGTGTAGAATTGGATAATAGTTTTACTTTAATCGAAAATGACGAGCCTGCAATCGAGCTACGTGATAAACAAGTAGGCATCGAATTAAAGGTTTTCCCAGATAAAGGTTATCCAATTTTGCAATTGTACATACCGCCAAGTCGCAAAAGTTTGGCTGTTGAAAACTTAACCAGCATTCCTAATTCTTTTAATCATGGTATTGGTTTATTGATCGCCAAACCAGGAAAAGAATACCAGTTGTCGACAAAATATACATTAGAATTGATATAGTAAAAAAGCCTTGCAATGCAAGGCGCTTTTAATAATATTACCTTCCGAGATATCGAATCCTTCGAAAGGCAAACGACTATTGGTATCTGGCTTTGCAAAAGTTTATTTAAACTTTCGTTCCTCTTCTGTAATCGCTAAATTATTGATACTTGCATATCTTTTTGCCATCAAACCATTCTCATCAAATTCCCAATTTTCATTACCATATGCCCGAAACCAGTTACCATCTAAATCCATAAACTCATATTCGAATCTCACGGCTATGCGATTGTCCGTATGTGCCCAGTATTCTTTTTTCAATTTATAGTGCAATTCTTTCTTCCATTTTTCTGAAAGAAATTTTACAATTGCTTCTCGTCCATTTACAAATTGATCTCTATTTCTCCATTCACTATCAATAGTGTAAGCTTTAGAAATCTTCTCAGGATCTTGTGAATTCCAAGCATCTTCTGCAAATTGTATCTTCTGTAGTGCGGTCTCCAATGTGTATGGAGGTAGCGGAAATTTCTGTTCCATAATTTAATGTATTAGGTTGTTTATAATTATTTTGGATTTTTCTATTAGTTCGTTGGATTTAAACATTTTACTTTCTATAATGCAGCTCTCGAAAAGGAGATAAATGTGATCTGATACAATTTCATCTTCTATAATTGAATTGAAAAATACGCGGAGGTCTTTTTTATGCTGCTGAATAGGCCTTAAAATTTTCACATTATCATTGGGGATTTCAGATAAAATATTTAAAAAACTACAGCCTCGAAAATTCTCCTTTTGATTCATATAAATTAAAAAATCAAAAGATGAAATCACTTTGGATTCAGTGTCTTCTTTGCCTTTTGTGAAATTTTGAAGTTCATTGAACCAATAAGTGTGTCTTGCATCTAGGAAAGCAACACAAAGGTCTTCTTTGGACTTAAAATGCTGATAAAAACTAGCTTTTGCGACACTTGCCTCAGCAATTATCTGATTAATTCCCGTGGAGTTGTAGCCTTGATTAGCAAAGAGGTCTGATGCTGTCTCTAGAATCCTATTTTTTGGTGATGACATAAAATTAAATTTTGACAGCACGAAGATAGGATAATATTTTAAGTGAACAGACAAGTCTGTATGTTTCTTTTAAAAAAATTATATTTAGTTCTATCAGAGAGACTGTAAACTAAAATCTGAGTGGTATAAATTAAAGGAAAAGACAAGTATAGAAACTGCTATAGAACCCAAATAGGAAAAGACTTAACAAGCTAGTTATTATCGAGAGTCCGTAATTAATTTTCAAATGATCATCTTTTGCACCAATGCAAAAGATGACCGTTTTTCTTACTTCAAAAATGGATTATTTGTTTTTTCGTATCCAATCGTAGTGGGTTCGCCGTGGCCAGGATAAACAACGACATCGTCTGGAAGTGTAAATAATTTCGTACGAATACTATTCAACAATGTTTGTGTGTCGCCGCCAGGAAGATCTGTACGGCCTATGCTATTTTTAAATAAAACATCGCCGCCGATGATAAATTTTTGTTTTTCGTTATAAAAACCAATACTTCCAGGACTATGTCCTGGCACAAAAAAAATCGAAAATTCATCTTCTCCCAATTGCAATTTATCTTGGTCGGTTACAAAATGTAACTCCCCGTCGTAAGGATTAAATTTTAATCCAAATCTAGCACCTGAAGCCGCTGCATTTTCTAAAACAACAAGATCTTCTTTATGTAATTTTGGTTCCAATTGAAATTGATCATGTATATATTTCATTCCCATTACGTGATCAATGTGTGCGTGAGTCAACCAAAGTTGTGTGGGTTGCAATTGATTTTTTTCAAGCGTTTCTTGTAAGACAATATTTTCTTCTGGGAAATACATTCCTGGATCAATGATGACTGTTTGTTTATTTTCGTTTGCAAGCAAATATGTATTTTCTTGAAATGGTCCGAAGGTATGTTGGAATATTTGTATCATAATTGACTTGGTATTATAAATTCTATTTCTCCAAAATTAAAAAATTGTAATTGTTCTTTTACTTGGATAACTAATTTACCATCTTTCTGTGCAGATTGGATTTTACCTTCGAAAATCTCGCCGTTTTCTCTTTTGCGAAAAGATAAAATTTCATCTTTTTTGTAAAGTAGTTGATTATAAATGGACAACAAGTAATCAAACCCTAATTGATTTAATTGTTGCCAACGTGTTTCCATTTTTTCACATAATTGTTTGGCGAGTGCAACTGTGTCAAAATCTTTCCCTGTGAGTAATTTTAGTGATGTTGCTTTTTTTTGAATAACCTCTTCAAAATCAATTTGATTTACATTTATGCCAATTCCAGCAACGGTCCACTGCCATTTATTACCTTTTACTAGACTTTCCGTTAAAATGCCTACTGCCTTTTTGTCACCAAAATAGATATCATTAGGCCATTTAATTTTTAACATTTCATCGTAATAATCATATAAAAGATCATAAGTGGCCAATCCAGATAAAATAATTATCTGAAATTGATATTGCAAGGAAAGCGCAGAGGTATCTATAATAAAGGATATCGCAATGTTTTCACCTGAATGGTCTTTCCAGGCTTTACCCCGCTGTCCTTTGCCTGCACTTTGATGGTGCGCAAATACGGCGATTCCGTGTGTAGCTTCTTCACTATTGGCAAATGCCATGGCATAATTGTTGGTACTTTCTACCTCCTTAAGCTCAAGAAATATTTGTCCAATGGAATGTTTTGTAGGTACTAAAGACAAAGAATTACTATTTTTGATGCGAATATAGCATAGATATCAAAAATCGTTAGACAGATTAGGTAGCTTATTAATTTTAAATTCATTTAAATTAGAATATTATTTGGCAACAACTACAACAGCAAAAAAAGTTTCGGATACGACTAAAGTAAGCAAGTCCACTAAGCTTGCAAAAAACTCCAAACTCTATAAAACGATAATAAGCGCAATCGATGATAAAAAAGGGGAAGAGATACTATCTTTAGATTTAAGAAAGATAGAAGTGGCTTCTGCTGATTTTTTTATCGTGTGTGAAGCATCTACAGGTGTGCAACTTAAAGCCATCTGTGATAATATTGAAAAGGAGGTCTGGGAGGAATGTGGAGAGCATCCGTACAAGATAGAAGGTCTGAATAATATGGAATGGATTATTGTCGATTACGTAAATATAGTCGTTCATATAATGCTACCAGATATTAGGAAGTATTACAGGCTAGAGGAAATGTGGAGCGATGGGGAGTCTGTTTAATTTATTTTAAATACCACGAACTATTTCGTAACTAAGTTATTATATATTATTTAAAAGATATTTTTAGAAGATATTAAATCTGTATGGCACAGGAAAACAAGCAATTGAAACCAAATTTTGGTAAAGGCAATAACAACAAACCAGGTAATAAAGGACCTAAGATCAGCATTTATTGGATTTATGCATTGATTGGAATTTTACTTATAGGTTACAGTTTATTTCACAAAGACATTCCAAATATAGCACGCACATCTATTCAGAATTTTCAGGAAAATATGTTGGCTCCGGGCGACGTAGAGAAAATTTCTGAAATCAGCGATAAGAATGTAGTTCAAGTCTATATTAAAAAAGACAGCTTATTTAAAGCAACGTATCAGAAAAATTTCCCTGGAATCAAAGACAATCAAGGTTCGCCTTTATTCCAATTTCAGGTAACGGATTGGCCTAGTTTTCAACAAAGTATGCGTGACTTCTATACTGCGAATCCTACAGTTGCAAAAGCAACAGAAGTCGTAGATACGGATAATCCTTGGTATGCGAATCCGATTGTAAACATTATACTTCCTGTATTGATGTTTGCTGCTATCTGGTTATTATTCATGCGAAAAGTTGGCGGCGGTGGCGCTGGTGGTGCTGGAGGTGGTATTTTCAATATCGGTAAATCGAAAGCACAATTATTCGAAAAAGGAACCAAAGTTAATATCACATTCAAAGATGTAGCTGGTCTTGATGAGGCAAAAGTGGAAGTGATGGAAATCGTTGATTTCTTGAAAAGTCCGAAAAAATATACCAATTTGGGTGGTAAGATTCCTAAAGGTGCATTATTAGTTGGCCCTCCGGGAACTGGTAAAACTTTATTGGCAAAAGCAATGGCTGGCGAAGCGCAAGTTCCATTCTTTAGCGTAAGTGGATCTGATTTCGTTG from Rhizosphaericola mali includes:
- the rsfS gene encoding ribosome silencing factor — encoded protein: MATTTTAKKVSDTTKVSKSTKLAKNSKLYKTIISAIDDKKGEEILSLDLRKIEVASADFFIVCEASTGVQLKAICDNIEKEVWEECGEHPYKIEGLNNMEWIIVDYVNIVVHIMLPDIRKYYRLEEMWSDGESV
- a CDS encoding biotin--[acetyl-CoA-carboxylase] ligase; amino-acid sequence: MSLVPTKHSIGQIFLELKEVESTNNYAMAFANSEEATHGIAVFAHHQSAGKGQRGKAWKDHSGENIAISFIIDTSALSLQYQFQIIILSGLATYDLLYDYYDEMLKIKWPNDIYFGDKKAVGILTESLVKGNKWQWTVAGIGINVNQIDFEEVIQKKATSLKLLTGKDFDTVALAKQLCEKMETRWQQLNQLGFDYLLSIYNQLLYKKDEILSFRKRENGEIFEGKIQSAQKDGKLVIQVKEQLQFFNFGEIEFIIPSQL